The following coding sequences lie in one Helicoverpa armigera isolate CAAS_96S chromosome 8, ASM3070526v1, whole genome shotgun sequence genomic window:
- the LOC110379214 gene encoding sodium-dependent serotonin transporter — protein MPPSDAPPAPTAPPPDPPATANNQPQKSRSLVVSLTPPRERETWAKKAEFLLAVVGFAVDLGNVWRFPYICYQNGGGAFLIPYCVMLLFGGMPLFFMELALGQYHRCGCLTLWKRICPALKGVGYAICMIDIYMGMYYNTIIGWAVYYLVASVSSINSVLPWTSCNNEWNTPLCSPVTAPQTNPNASTPAKEFFERNVLEQHKSNGLDYMGPIKPSLALCVFGVFVLVYFSLWKGVRSAGKVVWVTALAPYAVLLILLARGVTLPGATEGIRYYLTPEWHKLQNSKVWIDAASQIFFSLGPGFGTLLALSSYNKFNNNCYRDALITSSINCLTSFLAGFVIFSVLGYMAHVQNKSIEEVGLEGPGLVFIVYPEAIATMTGSVFWAIIFFLMLITLGLDSTFGGLEAVTTALCDEYPRVLGRHREAFVAVLLLFIYICALPTTTYGGVYLVDLLNVYGPGLAILFVVFAEAAGVCWVYGVDRFSEDVRTMLGHTPGWFWRACWSYISPVFLLVLFIVSVLAHEEMLGGEYSYPAWSITVGWVMTGTTVSCIPLYILYKFIITPGSFLHRIKTIKRPEVISIPPTDPTLCSL, from the exons ATGCCGCCCTCggacgcgccgcccgcgcccaccgcgccgccgcccgaccCGCCCGCCACTGCCAACAAC CAGCCCCAGAAGTCCCGGTCCCTGGTGGTGTCGCTGACGCCGCCCCGGGAGCGCGAGACCTGGGCCAAGAAGGCGGAGTTCCTGCTGGCGGTGGTCGGCTTCGCGGTCGACCTGGGCAATGTGTGGCGCTTCCCTTACATCTGCTACCAGAATGGGGGAG GTGCATTCCTAATACCATACTGCGTGATGTTGCTGTTCGGCGGGATGCCGTTATTCTTCATGGAGCTGGCGTTGGGCCAGTACCATCGCTGCGGCTGCCTCACGCTCTGGAAGAGGATCTGTCCTGCGCTTAAGG GCGTGGGCTACGCGATCTGCATGATCGACATCTACATGGGCATGTACTACAACACGATCATCGGCTGGGCGGTCTACTACCTGGTGGCGTCCGTCTCCTCCATCAACTCGGTGCTGCCGTGGACGAGTTGTAACAACGAGTGGAACACCCCTCTGTGTTCCCCTGTGACGGCGCCGCAGACTAATCCTAATGCTTCGACACCTGCTAAGGAGTTCTTTGA ACGCAACGTGCTAGAGCAGCACAAGTCCAACGGGCTGGACTACATGGGCCCCATCAAGCCTTCCCTCGCTCTCTGCGTGTTCGGGGTCTTCGTACTGGTTTACTTCTCACTGTGGAAGGGGGTCAGGAGTGCTGGGAAG gTGGTATGGGTAACTGCGCTAGCTCCATATGCTGTGCTGCTGATCCTGCTGGCGCGAGGAGTCACACTGCCGGGAGCCACCGAGGGCATCCGCTACTACCTCACTCCAGAGTGGCATAAGCTGCAGAATTCTAAG GTGTGGATCGACGCAGCTTCCCAGATCTTCTTCTCGCTGGGCCCCGGGTTCGGCACACTCCTGGCACTGTCCAGCTATAACAAGTTCAACAACAACTGTTACCGGGACGCCCTCATCACGTCTTCCATCAACTGTCTCACCAGCTTCTTAGctggttttgttattttctccGTTTTGGG CTACATGGCGCACGTGCAGAACAAGAGCATCGAGGAGGTGGGTCTCGAAGGCCCGGGGCTGGTGTTCATCGTGTACCCTGAAGCCATCGCCACCATGACCGGCTCCGTCTTCTGGGCTATCATATTCTTCCTCATGCTTATTACGCTCGGACTTGACAGCACTTTTGGAG GTCTAGAAGCAGTGACGACAGCGCTATGTGACGAGTACCCGCGGGTGCTGGGGCGGCACCGAGAGGCGTTCGTAGCTGTGTTACTACTCTTTATCTACATCTGTGCCCTGCCGACTACTACTTAT GGCGGTGTCTACCTAGTAGACCTACTAAACGTGTACGGTCCTGGTCTGGCGATCCTTTTCGTGGTGTTTGCGGAGGCAGCCGGCGTCTGCTGGGTGTACGGAGTGGACCGCTTCTCAGAAGACGTGAGGACCATGCTGGGACACACGCCCGGTTGGTTCTGGAGGGCTTGCTGGTCCTATATCAG TCCAGTATTCCTGCTAGTACTCTTCATAGTATCAGTGCTAGCACACGAGGAGATGCTGGGCGGCGAGTACTCCTACCCAGCCTGGTCCATCACGGTGGGCTGGGTCATGACCGGCACCACCGTCTCCTGCATACCTCTCTACATCCTCTACAAGTTTATCATCACGCCTGGCAGCTTCCTTCAT CGAATCAAAACCATCAAGCGACCTGAAGTCATCTCGATACCGCCAACGGACCCAACGCTGTGCAGCCTGTGA
- the LOC110379219 gene encoding uncharacterized protein LOC110379219 isoform X2 — protein sequence MAGKSVSFNTHCNLYDSNLEALAKWLSCNGEIWGVGPTAVFASAAALFLYNELEATVFIAGDQAHVSLLEKCLISTMVLGMLALMIHLWVCSMRFFQYYLDTLIRDSPSVLLEMTTAGLLGGQTELMPLGPLTRFLRQQQPQIHITVCWFLSLCYADYVRKHYCQRFNMPYLEQWQTELQERATERVSLTMEKVNSFVGSVHRRLRGFAPQGQLETNTRVDGATHTVRSRLPRDLQWTSAAPSAGLHLRPAKTSGLTKTSGPAKTSDPAKSSDPVTPTRVSGSHRRSSVSIWSGNRVRPPLMHLKSYELLSRQRDVRVHRTPASVCLEVGGPKMETLEDFPCRV from the exons ATGGCGGGGAAGTCTGTAAGCTTCAACACACATTGT AACCTATACGACTCAAACCTTGAAGCACTAGCGAAGTGGTTGAGCTGCAACGGCGAGATATGGGGCGTGGGTCCGACGGCGGTGTTCGCGAGCGCCGCCGCTCTCTTCCTGTACAACGAGCTGGAGGCCACCGTGTTCATCGCCGGAGACCAGGCCCATGTGTCGCTGCTGGAGAAGTGCTTGATT TCAACGATGGTCCTCGGCATGCTGGCGCTGATGATCCACCTGTGGGTGTGCTCCATGCGCTTCTTCCAATACTACCTCGACACGCTTATTAGAGAT AGTCCAAGCGTGCTGCTGGAGATGACGACAGCAGGGTTACTGGGCGGGCAGACGGAGCTGATGCCGCTGGGCCCGCTAACGCGGTTCCTCCGCCAGCAGCAGCCGCAGATCCACATCACTGTCTGTTGGTTCCTCTCGCTCTGCTATGCCGACTATGTGCGCAAGCACTACTGCCAGAGGTTCAATATGCCGTATTTGGAACAGTG GCAAACCGAGCTGCAAGAACGCGCCACGGAGCGAGTCAGCCTCACCATGGAGAAGGTCAACAGCTTCGTCGGCTCAGTCCATCGGCGGCTGCGAGGGTTCGCCCCACAAGGCCAGCTGGAGACCAACACCAGGGTTGACGGGGCCACTCATAC AGTGAGATCGCGTCTCCCAAGAGATCTTCAATGGACGTCAGCGGCACCCTCAGCGGGATTACATCTGAGACCAGCGAAGACCAGCGGCCTAACGAAGACCAGCGGCCCAGCGAAGACCAGCGACCCAGCGAAGAGCAGCGACCCAGTGACTCCAACGCGGGTCTCAGGAAGTCACCGAAGGAGTTCAGTGTCCATCTGGTCGGGCAATCGAGTGAGGCCACCGCTGATGCATTTGAAAAGCTACGAACTTTTATCCAG GCAACGAGATGTGCGTGTACACCGCACACCAGCGTCTGTGTGCCTGGAAGTGGGGGGACCCAAGATGGAAACCCTTGAAGACTTCCCCTGCAGGGTGTAG
- the LOC110379219 gene encoding uncharacterized protein LOC110379219 isoform X3 yields MAGKSVSFNTHCNLYDSNLEALAKWLSCNGEIWGVGPTAVFASAAALFLYNELEATVFIAGDQAHVSLLEKCLISTMVLGMLALMIHLWVCSMRFFQYYLDTLIRDSPSVLLEMTTAGLLGGQTELMPLGPLTRFLRQQQPQIHITVCWFLSLCYADYVRKHYCQRFNMPYLEQWCTIVLGIRQTELQERATERVSLTMEKVNSFVGSVHRRLRGFAPQGQLETNTRVDGATHTEIASPKRSSMDVSGTLSGITSETSEDQRPNEDQRPSEDQRPSEEQRPSDSNAGLRKSPKEFSVHLVGQSSEATADAFEKLRTFIQATRCACTPHTSVCVPGSGGTQDGNP; encoded by the exons ATGGCGGGGAAGTCTGTAAGCTTCAACACACATTGT AACCTATACGACTCAAACCTTGAAGCACTAGCGAAGTGGTTGAGCTGCAACGGCGAGATATGGGGCGTGGGTCCGACGGCGGTGTTCGCGAGCGCCGCCGCTCTCTTCCTGTACAACGAGCTGGAGGCCACCGTGTTCATCGCCGGAGACCAGGCCCATGTGTCGCTGCTGGAGAAGTGCTTGATT TCAACGATGGTCCTCGGCATGCTGGCGCTGATGATCCACCTGTGGGTGTGCTCCATGCGCTTCTTCCAATACTACCTCGACACGCTTATTAGAGAT AGTCCAAGCGTGCTGCTGGAGATGACGACAGCAGGGTTACTGGGCGGGCAGACGGAGCTGATGCCGCTGGGCCCGCTAACGCGGTTCCTCCGCCAGCAGCAGCCGCAGATCCACATCACTGTCTGTTGGTTCCTCTCGCTCTGCTATGCCGACTATGTGCGCAAGCACTACTGCCAGAGGTTCAATATGCCGTATTTGGAACAGTG GTGCACAATTGTGTTGGGGATCAGGCAAACCGAGCTGCAAGAACGCGCCACGGAGCGAGTCAGCCTCACCATGGAGAAGGTCAACAGCTTCGTCGGCTCAGTCCATCGGCGGCTGCGAGGGTTCGCCCCACAAGGCCAGCTGGAGACCAACACCAGGGTTGACGGGGCCACTCATAC TGAGATCGCGTCTCCCAAGAGATCTTCAATGGACGTCAGCGGCACCCTCAGCGGGATTACATCTGAGACCAGCGAAGACCAGCGGCCTAACGAAGACCAGCGGCCCAGCGAAGACCAGCGACCCAGCGAAGAGCAGCGACCCAGTGACTCCAACGCGGGTCTCAGGAAGTCACCGAAGGAGTTCAGTGTCCATCTGGTCGGGCAATCGAGTGAGGCCACCGCTGATGCATTTGAAAAGCTACGAACTTTTATCCAG GCAACGAGATGTGCGTGTACACCGCACACCAGCGTCTGTGTGCCTGGAAGTGGGGGGACCCAAGATGGAAACCCTTGA
- the LOC110379219 gene encoding uncharacterized protein LOC110379219 isoform X1: MNSTGVTTLNLYDSNLEALAKWLSCNGEIWGVGPTAVFASAAALFLYNELEATVFIAGDQAHVSLLEKCLISTMVLGMLALMIHLWVCSMRFFQYYLDTLIRDSPSVLLEMTTAGLLGGQTELMPLGPLTRFLRQQQPQIHITVCWFLSLCYADYVRKHYCQRFNMPYLEQWCTIVLGIRQTELQERATERVSLTMEKVNSFVGSVHRRLRGFAPQGQLETNTRVDGATHTVRSRLPRDLQWTSAAPSAGLHLRPAKTSGLTKTSGPAKTSDPAKSSDPVTPTRVSGSHRRSSVSIWSGNRVRPPLMHLKSYELLSRQRDVRVHRTPASVCLEVGGPKMETLEDFPCRV; encoded by the exons ATGAATTCTACAGGAGTCACAACATTG AACCTATACGACTCAAACCTTGAAGCACTAGCGAAGTGGTTGAGCTGCAACGGCGAGATATGGGGCGTGGGTCCGACGGCGGTGTTCGCGAGCGCCGCCGCTCTCTTCCTGTACAACGAGCTGGAGGCCACCGTGTTCATCGCCGGAGACCAGGCCCATGTGTCGCTGCTGGAGAAGTGCTTGATT TCAACGATGGTCCTCGGCATGCTGGCGCTGATGATCCACCTGTGGGTGTGCTCCATGCGCTTCTTCCAATACTACCTCGACACGCTTATTAGAGAT AGTCCAAGCGTGCTGCTGGAGATGACGACAGCAGGGTTACTGGGCGGGCAGACGGAGCTGATGCCGCTGGGCCCGCTAACGCGGTTCCTCCGCCAGCAGCAGCCGCAGATCCACATCACTGTCTGTTGGTTCCTCTCGCTCTGCTATGCCGACTATGTGCGCAAGCACTACTGCCAGAGGTTCAATATGCCGTATTTGGAACAGTG GTGCACAATTGTGTTGGGGATCAGGCAAACCGAGCTGCAAGAACGCGCCACGGAGCGAGTCAGCCTCACCATGGAGAAGGTCAACAGCTTCGTCGGCTCAGTCCATCGGCGGCTGCGAGGGTTCGCCCCACAAGGCCAGCTGGAGACCAACACCAGGGTTGACGGGGCCACTCATAC AGTGAGATCGCGTCTCCCAAGAGATCTTCAATGGACGTCAGCGGCACCCTCAGCGGGATTACATCTGAGACCAGCGAAGACCAGCGGCCTAACGAAGACCAGCGGCCCAGCGAAGACCAGCGACCCAGCGAAGAGCAGCGACCCAGTGACTCCAACGCGGGTCTCAGGAAGTCACCGAAGGAGTTCAGTGTCCATCTGGTCGGGCAATCGAGTGAGGCCACCGCTGATGCATTTGAAAAGCTACGAACTTTTATCCAG GCAACGAGATGTGCGTGTACACCGCACACCAGCGTCTGTGTGCCTGGAAGTGGGGGGACCCAAGATGGAAACCCTTGAAGACTTCCCCTGCAGGGTGTAG
- the LOC110379224 gene encoding uncharacterized protein LOC110379224: MWNTSIWIYLQKEGYELLEWAKCGESLLSVVPTVLWASGAAALAQRVLSALFRRFVFRRVPLWELILQHLLFIWMVIYSLHFWVMLVRLLKSIVEYCFEDEMVIMSEDDLESRKMMQQWMIWMCGVAPLAFYIQTRPRPEMPPLMIWITTSPWQRREMGPYGYYLNRPLSTLQSSTNVSLRQQALTLRRAFSDSKVIIKEPPKKKRYSKSV, from the exons ATGTGGAATACCTCTATATGGATTTACTTGCAAAAAGAAGGATATGAG TTATTGGAATGGGCCAAATGTGGGGAGAGCTTGTTGTCAGTGGTGCCGACAGTGCTGTGGGCGAGTGGGGCGGCGGCGCTTGCGCAGAGGGTGCTCTCCGCGCTCTTTAGACGTTTTGTGTTCCGACGCGTGCCACTCTGGGAACTTATTTTACAG CACCTACTATTCATATGGATGGTGATATACAGTCTACACTTTTGGGTGATGCTTGTCAGGCTCCTGAAGAGTATCGTTGAATACTGTTTCGAA GACGAAATGGTAATAATGTCAGAGGACGACCTGGAGAGCCGCAAGATGATGCAGCAGTGGATGATCTGGATGTGCGGCGTGGCGCCACTCGCCTTCTACATCCAGACGCGTCCCCGCCCCGAGATGCCGCCGCTCATGATATG GATCACCACAAGTCCGTGGCAGCGTCGCGAGATGGGGCCCTACGGCTATTACCTGAACCGGCCTCTATCCACCCTACAGTCGTCTACAAACGTGTCTCTCAGGCAACAGGCGCTCACGCTGCGACGAGCCTTCAGCGACTCCAAGGTCATCATCAAAGAACCGCCCAAGAAGAAGAGATATTCTAAATCCGTCTAA